A genomic segment from Halanaerobiaceae bacterium ANBcell28 encodes:
- the plsX gene encoding phosphate acyltransferase PlsX: MKIAVDAMGGDHAPEKIVKGALLACQSFNDIEIELIGKKKAIEECLSEDYPQERISIRNAEEIITMSDSPSRAIRRKKDSSLVKGVDLLNEKEVDAFISAGNTGAVMAASLFNLGRLKGIKRPSILINFPSINGQTIVMDNGANADCKPKHLLQFALMGQIYAKNVLKIDNPRIGLLSIGEEKEKGNQLVKESYPLFENDNRIKNFIGNVEGRDIFNGNCDLVICDGFVGNIVLKTTEGVASLMSNLLKDALYTNLRSKLGALLLKPYLKAFKEKVDYRKYGGAPLLGVNGVVIISHGSSDEVAIENAIKVARNTVKNNVVTAIEENINKDGENID; this comes from the coding sequence GTGAAAATTGCTGTAGACGCAATGGGAGGAGATCATGCTCCGGAAAAAATAGTAAAAGGAGCATTGTTAGCCTGTCAGTCTTTTAATGATATAGAGATTGAGTTGATAGGTAAGAAAAAGGCAATTGAAGAATGTTTGTCAGAAGATTATCCTCAAGAAAGAATAAGTATAAGAAATGCTGAAGAGATTATAACAATGTCTGATTCTCCAAGCAGAGCTATTAGGCGAAAAAAAGATTCTTCATTAGTAAAAGGTGTTGACTTACTGAATGAAAAAGAAGTTGACGCTTTTATATCAGCGGGCAACACGGGAGCAGTTATGGCAGCATCTCTTTTTAATTTAGGAAGACTTAAAGGAATAAAACGTCCTTCTATTTTAATTAATTTTCCTAGTATAAATGGGCAGACTATTGTTATGGATAATGGTGCAAATGCGGATTGTAAACCAAAACATTTATTACAATTTGCGCTTATGGGTCAAATATATGCTAAGAATGTTCTTAAAATAGATAATCCAAGAATTGGTTTATTAAGTATAGGTGAAGAAAAAGAAAAAGGTAATCAATTAGTTAAAGAATCATATCCTTTGTTTGAAAATGATAATAGAATCAAAAATTTTATAGGTAATGTTGAGGGTAGAGATATTTTTAATGGAAATTGTGATTTAGTTATCTGTGATGGTTTTGTTGGTAACATTGTTTTAAAAACTACTGAAGGTGTTGCTTCTTTGATGTCTAATTTGCTAAAAGATGCTTTATACACTAATCTACGTTCAAAGTTAGGGGCTTTATTACTAAAACCATATTTAAAAGCTTTTAAGGAAAAAGTGGACTATAGAAAATATGGAGGGGCGCCTTTGCTTGGAGTTAATGGAGTTGTAATTATTAGTCACGGAAGCTCCGATGAAGTAGCTATTGAAAATGCTATTAAAGTTGCTAGAAATACTGTTAAAAACAATGTTGTTACAGCAATTGAAGAGAATATAAATAAGGACGGTGAAAATATTGACTAA
- a CDS encoding SOS response-associated peptidase, whose product MCGRYYVKISINKLLEKYGIINEDFYTMKERKNKEIINREIFPSQEAPIIIKNNTSSGPIIQNLKWGFSPSYSKRLIINARAETIDSKKTFKKAFLKRRCLVPASAFFEWEKSNNTKLKQRIFLKNKNLFSLAAIYDSFSNEKGKKIYAFTIITTSANNKISSIHNRMPVILNEKDEKKWLDTNFDDPIQLKGLLQPYPNEEIDIIPENKKQSEQMKLDFNDS is encoded by the coding sequence ATGTGTGGTAGATATTATGTAAAGATAAGTATCAATAAGTTACTAGAAAAATACGGGATTATTAATGAAGATTTTTATACCATGAAAGAAAGAAAAAATAAAGAAATAATAAACCGTGAGATTTTCCCTTCTCAGGAAGCTCCTATTATTATAAAAAACAATACAAGTTCTGGCCCTATTATCCAGAATTTAAAATGGGGATTTTCACCCTCATATAGTAAACGATTGATTATTAATGCCAGAGCAGAAACAATAGATAGCAAAAAAACTTTTAAAAAAGCTTTTCTAAAACGACGTTGTCTAGTTCCTGCAAGTGCATTTTTTGAATGGGAAAAGAGTAATAACACAAAGCTAAAACAAAGAATCTTCTTGAAAAATAAAAATCTGTTTTCTCTAGCTGCTATTTATGACAGTTTCTCTAATGAAAAAGGCAAAAAAATATATGCATTTACTATTATAACCACATCTGCGAATAATAAAATCTCTTCTATTCATAATAGAATGCCTGTTATCCTTAATGAGAAAGATGAAAAAAAGTGGCTTGATACTAATTTTGATGATCCTATCCAGCTCAAAGGACTTTTACAGCCCTATCCCAATGAAGAAATAGATATAATTCCTGAAAATAAAAAGCAAAGTGAACAAATGAAATTAGATTTTAATGATAGTTAA
- a CDS encoding acetate kinase, producing MKILVLNSGSSSVKYQLIDMTDETVLAKGLVERIGIDDSVLEQETVDDKFIEIKKDIPNHSVAIKMVIDALLDKDKGVLSSMDEIKAVGHRVVHGGEKFAESTIITEEVINEIDSVSELAPLHNPANLTGIKVCEDLLPGKPQVAVFDTAFHQTMPTKAYLYALPYKYYEKYGIRRYGFHGTSHKYVAQRTALLMDKALEKLKIITCHLGNGASIAAIDGGKSVDTSMGLTPLEGLVMGTRCGDIDPAIIPFLMDKEDLSIEEVDNIMNKKSGLYGVSGISSDSRDVTAGAAEGNEQALAALDIFKYRIIKYIGAYMTAMGGVDAIVFTAGIGENQQDLREDIIESLAFLNVHVDEKANSIRKKEVEISTADSNIRLFVIPTNEELMIARETNALL from the coding sequence TTGAAAATTCTTGTATTAAATAGCGGTAGTTCTTCCGTTAAATATCAATTAATTGACATGACAGATGAAACAGTATTAGCTAAGGGACTTGTAGAAAGGATTGGTATAGATGATTCTGTTTTAGAACAAGAAACAGTAGATGATAAGTTTATTGAAATCAAAAAAGATATTCCAAACCATTCTGTGGCTATTAAAATGGTTATAGATGCATTATTAGATAAAGATAAAGGTGTCTTATCTAGCATGGATGAGATTAAGGCTGTAGGACACAGAGTTGTCCACGGTGGAGAAAAATTTGCTGAATCAACTATTATTACAGAAGAAGTAATTAATGAAATTGATAGTGTGTCAGAATTAGCTCCATTGCATAATCCAGCAAATTTAACAGGGATTAAGGTTTGTGAAGACCTCTTGCCAGGTAAACCTCAAGTTGCTGTTTTCGATACGGCTTTTCACCAAACAATGCCTACAAAAGCTTATTTATATGCTCTTCCATATAAGTATTATGAAAAGTATGGAATTAGACGTTATGGTTTCCACGGTACATCTCATAAATACGTTGCACAGAGAACCGCTTTATTAATGGACAAAGCATTGGAAAAACTAAAAATAATTACTTGTCATTTAGGAAATGGTGCTAGTATTGCAGCTATAGATGGCGGGAAATCTGTTGATACTAGTATGGGACTTACTCCATTAGAAGGTTTAGTAATGGGAACTCGTTGTGGCGATATTGATCCAGCTATAATTCCTTTTTTGATGGATAAAGAAGATTTATCTATTGAGGAAGTAGATAATATAATGAATAAGAAAAGTGGTCTTTATGGAGTGTCTGGAATTAGTAGTGATTCTAGGGATGTTACAGCAGGGGCAGCCGAGGGAAATGAACAGGCACTAGCTGCTTTAGATATTTTTAAATATAGAATTATTAAGTACATAGGTGCTTATATGACAGCAATGGGTGGTGTTGATGCTATTGTATTTACAGCTGGTATTGGTGAAAACCAACAAGACCTTAGGGAAGATATCATAGAAAGTCTTGCTTTCCTAAATGTACATGTAGATGAAAAAGCCAATAGTATTAGGAAAAAAGAAGTAGAGATAAGCACAGCTGATTCTAATATTAGGCTATTTGTAATTCCCACTAACGAGGAATTAATGATTGCCCGTGAAACAAATGCTTTATTATAA
- the rpmF gene encoding 50S ribosomal protein L32 codes for MAVPKRKTSKARKRKRRTHWKLKSPNLAECPQCHELKLPHRVCPACGHYKGEEVVAK; via the coding sequence ATGGCTGTACCTAAGAGAAAAACTTCAAAAGCGCGCAAACGTAAAAGACGTACTCACTGGAAATTAAAAAGTCCTAATTTAGCTGAATGTCCTCAGTGTCATGAGTTAAAGTTACCTCATAGAGTGTGTCCTGCTTGCGGTCATTACAAAGGTGAAGAGGTAGTAGCAAAATAA
- the fapR gene encoding transcription factor FapR, with translation MKMNKKERQTKLNILLEENPLLTDKQLSERFNVSIQTIRLDRLEMGIPEVRERTKNAASAYARLKSVSEGEVIGDLIALELDNYAESILITTQEMALQRSKIIRGHYLFAQANSLAVAVVDASNVLTGMSNLNFHQPVHINDKIRARAEVIKKEKYKYDISVKTYIDDLLVFEGDFIIFAKREV, from the coding sequence ATGAAAATGAATAAAAAAGAAAGACAAACAAAATTAAATATCTTACTAGAGGAGAACCCACTTTTGACTGATAAGCAATTATCAGAACGCTTTAATGTTAGCATCCAAACTATTAGATTAGATCGTTTGGAGATGGGCATACCTGAAGTAAGAGAAAGAACAAAAAATGCTGCCTCAGCATATGCTCGTTTAAAGTCTGTTAGTGAAGGTGAAGTTATTGGTGATCTTATAGCTTTAGAGCTTGATAATTATGCAGAATCAATTTTAATAACTACACAAGAAATGGCTTTACAACGCAGTAAAATTATTAGAGGTCATTACTTATTTGCCCAGGCTAATTCCTTAGCTGTAGCCGTAGTTGATGCTAGTAATGTTTTAACAGGAATGTCTAATTTAAACTTTCATCAACCAGTACATATTAACGATAAGATAAGAGCTAGGGCTGAAGTAATTAAGAAAGAAAAATATAAGTATGATATATCAGTTAAAACTTATATTGATGATCTTTTAGTATTTGAAGGTGATTTTATTATCTTTGCCAAGAGGGAGGTATAA
- a CDS encoding patatin-like phospholipase family protein, with protein sequence MLTKNIKIGLALGAGAARGMAHIPILEVLEEEGIRIDMIAGTSIGSLIGGVYAAGVPIKYIKEIAKELNWDHITDITFPRKGLIKGEKLLSFLELITQGKNIEDLKIPFRAIACDIEKGEHVVLENGSLARAIRASTSIPGIYVPFKHQNRVLVDGAVLDPVPIATLRKMDADIVIAVDVSVKNVHYEADNIFHILFNTFDIIQHELEKYKTFESDIIIKPDLNNCNSFDLNAYNECFKAGQDAIYQALPRIKEKIKERS encoded by the coding sequence ATGCTTACAAAAAATATAAAAATAGGTCTGGCCTTAGGGGCTGGAGCAGCCCGTGGAATGGCTCATATCCCTATTTTGGAGGTGTTAGAAGAAGAAGGTATACGTATTGATATGATTGCCGGTACTAGTATAGGTAGTTTGATTGGTGGAGTATATGCTGCTGGTGTTCCTATAAAATACATAAAAGAAATTGCTAAAGAACTAAACTGGGATCATATTACAGATATTACTTTTCCTCGTAAAGGTTTGATTAAGGGAGAAAAATTGCTATCTTTTTTGGAATTAATTACACAGGGGAAAAATATAGAAGATTTGAAGATTCCTTTTAGAGCAATAGCTTGTGATATAGAAAAAGGAGAACATGTAGTATTGGAGAATGGTTCTCTTGCTAGAGCTATTCGAGCTAGTACTTCAATACCTGGAATTTATGTACCTTTCAAACATCAAAACCGTGTATTAGTAGATGGTGCAGTTTTAGATCCGGTACCAATAGCTACTCTAAGGAAAATGGATGCAGATATTGTTATAGCAGTAGATGTCTCTGTAAAAAATGTACATTACGAAGCAGATAATATTTTTCATATATTATTTAATACATTTGATATTATTCAGCATGAGTTAGAAAAATATAAAACTTTCGAGTCGGATATCATTATTAAACCCGATTTGAATAATTGTAATTCTTTTGATTTGAATGCGTATAATGAATGTTTTAAAGCTGGCCAAGATGCTATTTATCAGGCATTACCAAGAATAAAAGAAAAAATTAAGGAGAGAAGTTAA
- a CDS encoding PDZ domain-containing protein gives MSKKDGIIIKIIGLCFIFLITIYFIPTPYMMMSPGLAEELEEIISVEDGYESYGDGVFMLTAVTSKRASVWDVLHYSLRRPRGVVIEPMEEHLPEGMSMSEYYNIMLISMENSKNTAKAVAFEKAGYDVEVNNRGVFVNEVLENGSAKGKLEKGDRIIAINDKEVKEDQDAIDFIRENEIGEEIKVTVKRDGETLDYKMETVQLHEGEKQASIGVLIYTDLYFDFPKEVIFHTERIGGASAGGMFSLEIYNQLIPQDITAGNRIAGTGTINLDGKIGEIDGVEQKVITSERNNAVLFFVPVDNYEEAIAAASTIEVIKIETIDDAINHLEQLAN, from the coding sequence ATGTCAAAAAAAGATGGAATTATAATAAAAATCATAGGTCTTTGTTTTATTTTTTTAATTACAATTTATTTTATTCCAACACCTTATATGATGATGTCACCAGGGCTTGCAGAAGAATTAGAAGAGATAATAAGTGTAGAAGATGGTTACGAAAGTTATGGCGATGGGGTTTTTATGTTAACAGCTGTTACAAGTAAGAGGGCTAGTGTTTGGGATGTCCTTCATTATTCTTTACGAAGACCAAGAGGAGTAGTTATTGAGCCTATGGAGGAACATTTACCTGAAGGTATGAGTATGAGTGAATATTATAATATAATGCTAATATCTATGGAAAATAGTAAAAACACAGCTAAGGCAGTAGCATTTGAAAAAGCAGGATATGATGTTGAGGTAAATAATCGGGGTGTTTTTGTTAATGAAGTTCTAGAAAATGGATCCGCTAAGGGGAAACTTGAAAAAGGTGATAGGATAATCGCAATTAATGATAAAGAAGTAAAAGAAGATCAAGACGCTATTGATTTTATTAGAGAAAATGAGATTGGTGAAGAAATAAAAGTTACTGTGAAACGAGATGGTGAGACTTTGGATTATAAAATGGAAACTGTACAATTGCATGAAGGAGAAAAGCAGGCATCCATAGGTGTGTTGATATATACAGACTTATATTTTGATTTTCCTAAAGAAGTAATTTTTCATACAGAAAGAATAGGAGGAGCATCAGCTGGAGGAATGTTCTCCTTAGAAATATATAATCAGCTTATACCTCAAGATATAACGGCTGGGAATAGGATTGCTGGCACAGGAACTATAAATTTAGATGGAAAAATAGGTGAGATAGATGGAGTAGAACAAAAAGTAATTACTTCAGAAAGAAATAATGCAGTTTTATTTTTTGTCCCAGTAGATAATTATGAAGAAGCTATAGCTGCTGCAAGTACGATAGAAGTAATAAAAATTGAGACTATTGATGATGCTATTAATCATTTGGAACAATTAGCAAATTAA
- a CDS encoding nucleotidyltransferase translates to MNILGIITEYNPFHYGHLYHLQKAKEISNSDTIICIMNGNFVQRGKLALLDKWSRTKMALANGVDMVIELPLIYGIRSAEYFAEGSIKILNDTGIVNKLVFGSETGNINPLKEASKLLKTEDAYFQQRLQKYLSTGKSFPHARAMALKDYLNYLPYDKKLIIQELEKTLNEPNNILGIEYLKALDKYNSKIEAYTIKREGSGYHEQELQEISSATAIRKKIYENGFSSIKNYLPEESYQIIAEDFQNKKLAINKEYFSMMLLANLRQRNSDNLREFAEIENGLENRIVDQVHKSASLQDLIDKIKTKAFTRTRIQRNLLHIFFNIKEVDFKELDSHGPQYIRVLGIKKTRKDLLSKISKKSQIPVVINPSQYMKEVSPNNKDPLIKSLSYDIIASDIYSLLYKDPKYRNGHLDFTMPLIKV, encoded by the coding sequence ATGAATATATTAGGTATTATTACCGAATACAACCCATTTCATTATGGACATTTATATCATTTACAAAAAGCTAAAGAAATAAGCAATAGTGATACAATTATTTGTATAATGAATGGTAATTTCGTACAAAGAGGAAAATTAGCCTTATTAGATAAATGGTCACGTACTAAAATGGCATTAGCTAATGGAGTTGACATGGTTATTGAACTACCATTAATTTATGGTATCCGTAGTGCCGAGTATTTTGCAGAAGGATCTATCAAAATACTTAATGATACTGGTATAGTAAATAAACTTGTATTTGGTAGCGAAACAGGAAATATTAATCCTTTAAAAGAAGCAAGTAAACTTTTAAAAACGGAAGATGCTTACTTCCAACAAAGACTACAAAAATATCTGTCTACAGGAAAATCATTTCCACACGCAAGAGCTATGGCACTTAAAGATTATCTCAATTATCTTCCATATGATAAAAAACTTATAATCCAGGAGCTGGAAAAAACACTAAACGAACCTAATAATATCCTTGGTATAGAATATTTAAAAGCCCTGGATAAATACAATTCTAAGATAGAAGCATATACGATCAAACGAGAAGGTAGTGGCTATCACGAGCAAGAATTACAAGAAATATCAAGCGCAACTGCTATTAGAAAAAAAATATATGAAAATGGCTTTTCTTCTATTAAGAATTATCTTCCAGAAGAAAGTTACCAAATAATCGCAGAAGATTTTCAAAATAAGAAATTAGCTATTAATAAAGAATATTTTTCTATGATGCTACTAGCTAATTTAAGACAAAGAAACTCTGATAATCTTCGAGAATTCGCAGAAATAGAAAATGGATTAGAAAATAGGATAGTGGATCAAGTCCATAAATCAGCAAGTCTTCAAGACTTAATCGATAAGATTAAAACCAAAGCTTTTACTCGAACTAGGATTCAACGGAATTTATTGCATATATTCTTCAATATAAAAGAAGTTGATTTCAAAGAATTAGATTCTCACGGCCCTCAATACATTAGAGTTTTAGGTATAAAAAAAACCCGCAAAGATCTCTTATCAAAAATTAGCAAAAAATCACAAATACCTGTTGTTATTAATCCATCTCAATATATGAAAGAGGTTTCTCCAAATAATAAAGATCCTCTAATTAAATCTTTAAGCTATGATATTATTGCTAGTGATATCTACAGTTTACTCTATAAAGATCCTAAATATAGAAATGGTCACCTAGACTTTACTATGCCACTAATTAAAGTGTGA
- a CDS encoding DUF177 domain-containing protein yields the protein MKVNIDLSNLKDVGSFKNIKKQFEISDLKHYNQEIKTPYPFNLDLNIYNTEDYFVFSGSFTGILLLVCSRCLDKFEHKIELKIDEEIDKDNIPDKNNFQIGDMLKENIILTLPMKHLCSEECEGLCSVCGNNLNQHSCDCDTEVLDPRLTKLKDFFKDKDED from the coding sequence ATGAAAGTTAATATTGATTTAAGTAATTTAAAAGATGTTGGTAGTTTTAAAAATATAAAAAAACAATTTGAGATTTCAGATTTGAAACATTATAATCAGGAGATTAAAACACCATATCCTTTTAACTTGGATTTAAATATTTACAATACAGAAGATTATTTTGTCTTTTCAGGAAGTTTCACCGGTATATTATTACTTGTTTGTAGTCGATGTTTAGATAAATTTGAACATAAAATTGAATTAAAAATTGATGAAGAAATTGACAAGGATAATATTCCTGATAAAAATAATTTTCAAATAGGAGATATGCTCAAAGAAAATATTATTTTAACTTTGCCAATGAAACACTTATGTTCTGAAGAGTGTGAGGGATTGTGTAGTGTTTGTGGTAATAATCTAAATCAACATAGTTGTGATTGTGATACGGAAGTTCTTGACCCTAGATTAACAAAATTAAAAGATTTTTTTAAAGATAAGGATGAAGACTAA
- a CDS encoding beta-ketoacyl-ACP synthase III, whose translation MTKKATITGIGKYVPPKVLTNADLEKMVDTSDEWIRSRTGIIERHIVEDNVTTADIGYEAAKAAIDDSDIRAEDLDLIIVATVTPDMAFPATACLIQEKLGAKKAAAFDLEAGCSGFVYSLAVGAQFIESGLYKNVLVIGAETLSKITDWEDRSTCVLFGDGAGAAVLQATDKGGMLAFDLGADGAGGKSLYIPGGGSLNPSSEITIEEKKHYIKMEGNQVFKFAVKTMGQASVNVIEKAGLSPDDVDLLVPHQANTRIIEAAANRLNLGEDKVFVNLPYYGNTSSASVPIALVEAKEAGLVKNGDVIVLVAFGAGLTWASTVIEWNEG comes from the coding sequence TTGACTAAAAAAGCAACAATTACAGGGATAGGCAAATATGTACCGCCTAAAGTTTTGACAAATGCAGATTTAGAAAAAATGGTGGATACTAGTGATGAGTGGATTAGAAGTAGGACTGGTATTATTGAAAGACATATTGTTGAGGATAATGTTACGACAGCTGATATTGGATATGAAGCTGCAAAAGCAGCTATAGATGATTCAGATATAAGAGCAGAAGATCTTGATTTAATAATAGTAGCTACTGTAACACCAGATATGGCTTTTCCGGCTACTGCCTGTTTAATTCAAGAAAAATTAGGTGCAAAAAAAGCTGCTGCCTTTGATTTAGAAGCAGGATGTTCAGGCTTTGTATATAGTCTGGCAGTAGGAGCTCAATTTATTGAATCTGGACTTTATAAAAATGTATTAGTTATAGGAGCAGAGACACTTTCGAAAATTACCGATTGGGAAGATCGTAGTACTTGTGTATTGTTCGGTGATGGAGCAGGAGCAGCAGTTCTTCAAGCTACTGATAAAGGTGGTATGTTAGCTTTTGATCTGGGTGCTGATGGTGCTGGAGGTAAGAGTCTTTACATTCCAGGAGGAGGTTCTTTAAACCCTTCTAGTGAAATAACTATTGAAGAGAAGAAACATTATATAAAAATGGAGGGAAATCAAGTCTTCAAATTTGCTGTGAAGACAATGGGGCAAGCTTCAGTTAATGTAATAGAAAAAGCTGGTTTAAGTCCTGATGATGTAGATTTATTGGTACCACATCAGGCAAACACTAGAATTATAGAAGCTGCCGCAAATAGATTGAACCTGGGAGAAGACAAAGTTTTTGTAAATTTACCTTATTACGGTAATACATCAAGTGCATCTGTACCGATTGCTTTAGTTGAAGCGAAAGAAGCGGGATTGGTTAAAAACGGAGATGTTATAGTATTAGTAGCTTTTGGTGCTGGATTAACATGGGCATCAACTGTTATTGAATGGAATGAGGGTTAA
- the pta gene encoding phosphate acetyltransferase, producing the protein MDLLTSFKRKAQEDKKKIVLAEGNEARVIRAAGLILQDNIADLYILGDVEEMKSIAKEVGVNIDNATLINPKDSDLLDEFSNLFFELRKHKGISEDYARSQVVNPLYFGTMLVHTDRAAGMVAGSINSTGDVLRPAFQIIKTKPGVSVVSGAFIMQVPDVEYGNNGAFIFGDCGVNPNPNAEQLAEIAISSAETAKCLLDIEPIVALLSFSTKGSAKHELVDKVVEATGIANQKAPQLKLDGELQADAALIDAIAKTKCPDSDVAGKANVLIFPDLQSGNIAYKLTQRLAKAEALGPILQGIAKPINDLSRGCSVDDIINIVAITSVQASN; encoded by the coding sequence ATGGATTTGCTGACAAGTTTTAAAAGAAAGGCTCAAGAGGATAAAAAGAAAATTGTATTAGCAGAAGGTAATGAAGCAAGAGTTATAAGGGCTGCAGGATTAATACTTCAAGATAATATAGCTGATCTATATATTCTTGGCGACGTAGAAGAGATGAAGAGTATTGCCAAAGAAGTAGGAGTTAATATAGATAATGCTACTCTAATTAACCCGAAAGATTCAGACTTGCTAGATGAATTTTCTAATTTGTTTTTTGAGCTGAGGAAGCATAAAGGGATTTCTGAGGATTATGCGAGAAGTCAAGTAGTTAACCCCCTTTACTTTGGTACAATGTTGGTTCATACAGATAGAGCAGCAGGTATGGTAGCAGGCTCTATTAATTCAACAGGTGATGTTTTGAGACCTGCTTTTCAAATTATAAAAACAAAGCCAGGTGTTTCAGTAGTGTCAGGAGCATTTATTATGCAAGTTCCAGATGTAGAGTATGGTAATAATGGTGCTTTTATCTTTGGGGATTGCGGTGTGAATCCTAATCCAAATGCTGAACAACTAGCAGAAATCGCAATTAGTTCTGCAGAAACAGCTAAATGTTTATTGGATATAGAGCCAATAGTAGCTTTATTATCATTTTCTACTAAAGGGAGTGCAAAACATGAATTAGTAGACAAAGTAGTAGAGGCAACAGGAATTGCCAATCAGAAGGCTCCGCAGTTAAAGTTGGATGGGGAATTGCAAGCAGATGCAGCCTTAATTGATGCTATAGCTAAGACAAAGTGTCCAGATAGCGATGTGGCTGGAAAAGCTAATGTTTTAATCTTTCCTGATTTACAATCTGGTAATATTGCTTATAAGCTAACTCAAAGATTAGCTAAAGCAGAAGCACTAGGTCCTATATTACAGGGTATAGCAAAACCTATTAATGATTTATCAAGAGGTTGTTCTGTTGATGATATAATAAATATAGTAGCTATTACTTCTGTACAAGCTAGTAATTAG
- a CDS encoding UV damage repair protein UvrX yields the protein MKIDYDNLPKNKILCVDMKSFFASVEAVDRGWDPLKVCLAVVGDQNRSGAVVLAASSTLKEKYNIRTGSRLYEIPRVPEIKIVDARMGLYLKRSLEITLLFREFVPLDAIHVYSIDESWLKLDGTERSLGNSWQAALKIKEQIMKEFSLPSSMGLGPNMFLAKVAMDIEGKKRGLAEWKYEDVQKKLWPIPLKECWGIGSRLSKYFTKLGINTVGELAQLPLELLENKFGIMGNQLYYHAWGVDLSRVEGHYKDKHKALGRGITLFKDYKDIEEIKTVIFELAEEVAKRARDKSLLGKTITLGLGYSKGEKDGGFHVQRTISKHTNSTFDVYEVALNLLGENYQGQAVRQINISLGNLCPSSSQQLNLFEDKVSEIELNKTKDALQDKYGYKALFFGKSLRSGSVKERIKSTIGGHGR from the coding sequence ATGAAAATTGATTACGATAATTTACCTAAAAATAAGATACTCTGTGTTGATATGAAGTCTTTTTTTGCCAGTGTTGAGGCTGTTGATAGGGGTTGGGATCCTTTGAAAGTTTGTCTGGCAGTTGTTGGGGATCAGAACCGTTCGGGAGCTGTTGTGTTAGCTGCTTCTTCTACTTTAAAGGAAAAATACAATATTCGTACAGGGAGTAGATTATATGAAATACCACGTGTTCCTGAAATAAAGATTGTTGATGCCCGTATGGGGCTTTATTTGAAACGTTCTTTAGAAATAACACTGCTATTTAGAGAATTTGTACCACTTGATGCTATTCATGTATATTCTATAGATGAATCCTGGTTAAAATTAGATGGTACTGAAAGAAGTTTAGGGAATAGCTGGCAGGCTGCCTTGAAAATAAAAGAACAAATAATGAAGGAATTTTCTTTACCTTCAAGTATGGGTCTTGGCCCTAATATGTTTTTGGCCAAGGTAGCAATGGATATCGAGGGTAAAAAAAGGGGATTAGCTGAATGGAAGTATGAAGATGTACAGAAAAAACTCTGGCCGATACCTTTGAAAGAATGCTGGGGAATAGGCAGTCGATTATCTAAATATTTTACGAAACTTGGTATCAATACTGTTGGAGAATTGGCTCAATTGCCTTTAGAATTACTGGAAAATAAGTTTGGGATTATGGGCAATCAACTTTATTATCATGCCTGGGGTGTTGATTTATCAAGAGTTGAAGGACATTATAAAGATAAGCATAAAGCGTTAGGGAGAGGTATTACCTTATTTAAGGATTATAAAGATATTGAAGAAATTAAAACAGTCATTTTTGAATTGGCAGAAGAAGTAGCTAAAAGAGCTAGGGATAAAAGCTTGCTGGGCAAAACCATTACTTTAGGCCTAGGATATAGTAAAGGAGAAAAGGATGGAGGTTTTCATGTACAAAGAACAATTTCTAAACACACTAACTCCACCTTTGATGTATATGAAGTGGCTCTTAACTTATTAGGAGAAAACTATCAGGGTCAAGCAGTCAGGCAGATAAATATTTCTCTAGGTAATTTATGCCCATCTTCTTCTCAACAACTCAATCTTTTTGAAGATAAAGTTTCAGAAATTGAACTGAATAAGACAAAGGATGCCCTTCAGGATAAGTATGGTTATAAGGCTCTTTTCTTTGGCAAAAGCCTACGTAGTGGTAGCGTAAAAGAGCGTATTAAATCAACTATTGGTGGTCATGGGCGATAA